The Deinococcus puniceus genome segment TGGCTTCTTTGGTGGCTCCCACCGCTTTGAGGGCGTCGCGCATCAGGAGTTGCGCGACGGGGCCAACGACGGCGGTCAGGCCCCGCATGAACTCGGTCACGCCCGCAGCGGGCAGCACCGGCCCCGTGCCCAAGCGCAGCGAGCCTTGCTGTTCCAGTTGCGCCAACGTCCAGCGCACTTCGTCGAGGGGTTGGCCCAGCGCCGAGGCCAGAGCTTGGGCGCTGCGCTGGCCGTCTATGAGTGCCCACAGCAGGCGGTGAGATTCGGTGGCGGCCCTCTCCGGCTCTATCTCCAGAGCATCGAGGTCAAGCAGGTCTAGATCAAACAGATCGGCCTCTGCTCTACCTGTTGTCCTTGCAGGCGCGGCCACCAACGCAAAAGGCACGCTATGGGGGCGGATATGCGTCAGGTCAAGGTGAGCCGGATGGCTGGGTTCTGAAGCGGCCAGCACACGCCCCAACAGAGCGTCCATACTCAGCCCGATCAGGCTGGCCGCACTAAGGGGCGCGGGTTCTTCTTCGGCGGCCCAGCTTTCCTCGAAATGACAGGTTCCCCCCGCGTGGCGCGTCAGGGCTTGCACGGCGGCCAAGCCCTCTAGGTGCTGCGGCACGGTGGTACAAGACACCACTTGCTGCCCCGAAATCCCAATGACGGTCACGCCCGCGCCCGACGAGTGACAGCGCATCAGCCCAGTCTGACCGAGGCTCGCCACATAGCGGAGCAGCAGCGGTAGCGTTTCTGAAGTGTAGGTGGCTCTGAACATAGGCAACTCTCCGGTAAATTCTGTGGGGCCACAGGCGGTCAACATCCGAATGGGCCGTAGAGGTGAGGCTCTCCCGTCCGTGCAGGGTGATCTGACTGCGCCGACTTATTTCAGGATGTCCAGACTGCGGAGCAATTGAGTCACTACTGTTTTTTGCGAGCGCACGAAGCGGTCAAAGGTATCGCCCGTTGCGAAGTAGGCGTTCCATTTGTTCTGAGACAACTGCTGCTGCCAAGTCCGGCTCCGCACCATGCGGGTCATCATCAGCGTGAGGCGGGCGCGTTGGGCGGCGCTGATTCCGGCGGGAGCCACCACGCCGCGCCAGTTGGACACGTCTACGTCGATGCCTTTTTCGATCAGGGTGGGCAGATTGATGCCGTTCACAGCTTCGGGGGCCAAAATAGCCAGCCCGCGTACCTGTCCACTCTTCAGAGCGTCTTCTATTTCGCTGTAGCCCGCGCTGACCACGTCCAGCTCTCCGCCCAACATGGCAGCGGTGGCCTGTGCGCCGCCCGCCGAGGGCACATATTTCACCTGATCCATAGAAATATTGAGTTCGCGGGCCAGCTTGCCGATGGCGATGTGGGCGCTGCCGCCCGCGCTGCTGCCGCCAAACCGGATGCTGCTCGGCGCGGCCTTGAATGCGGCAACCAAGTCTTCGACATCACGGAACCGCGACTTGGCAGGCACGATCAGCACTTCGTAATCGGTAGTCAGGCGGGCAATCGGGGTCACGTCGCTGTTGAGGTCGAAGGGACTTTGGTTGAGCGGAATCCCCGCCACCATCACAAATCCGGTGAGCATGAGCTGATTGCTTTGTCCCTTGAGTTTCACAAATTCGGCCAAGCCCAGCGTGCCTGCTTTACCGGGCAGGTTGTACACGCTCACATCGTTAAAAATCCCCTCGCGCTTCAGGGTTTCGGCAATAGCTTTGGCGGTGTTGTCCCAGCCCCCGCCCACCGACGCCGGAGCCAGAATTTTGAGGGTTAAATTGCTCTGGGCCGATGCGCCAGAACCCGCAGCCAACAGCGCCGCACCCAAGGTAATTCCTAACAACTTCGAGCTGAACCGTTGTTCTGTTTTCATAGTGGTCTCCTTGCTTCACCTGAGGTTGCCCGCAAAACAAAATGAGCAAGACACCGAACACAGAAGCGGCGAGCTTCCGTAGGTCAGGGCTAGAACGAGTGGTTTGAACGGCTGAGGGCAAAGACCCGGAGATGGCGCTGTGATAACTGCCCGATTGGTCTTCTAAGAGCGAGATTAAGCAGGAGGATGTCACAATCCTCTGACTACCGGGTTATTAATTTGCATAAATATTGCGAAATTGGCGGCTTCAGCCAAAGGCGCGGGCCGGGATGACCGACACGGTTGAACAGCCGCAGCACGCCGAACCACCGTGGGGAGCAGGCAGGCACAAGCTCAGCACGCGGTCAGTCAGCAGCCAATTTGAAAGCCGTTCATGCTAGGTTTCTGTCCGATCAGGGCAAGCAGAAAAGAGACGGAACCCGCCTTACTGCTGGCCGTCCGGCACCAGCATCAGCACCGTTCCAGCCTTCACGGGCAGGGCTTCCCAATCGTCTGCGGGGGTCAGGCGATGGGCTTCACTGGCCCGCAGGCGCACAAAATCGCCCTCGGACAGGTCTATCAGGGCTTCTCCGGTCAGGCAGACCAGCCAGCCCGACTCGCTGGGGCCAGCCTGCTTGCCGTCCATCGCCAGCACGCGCACCTCGGCTCCCGGCAGCACCACCCAAGCACCGGGCGCACCCGCAGCGAGGCGGGCCAAGTTCAGCGGCGGCGGCGCTTCGGGGCGGGCGCGGGACGGCACTCAGCAACCTGCCTTACTCGGCCCGCGCGGCCTGATTCAGTTTCTTGCTGGCCTGTAGCGCCATACCTTTGGCCTTCTTCACGTCCAGCCCCAGCGTAGGCGCAATGTCTTCGACTTTCTGGCCCCGCTCACGGGTGGCGGTGACGAGTTGGCGTTCCTGCTCGCTGAGTACCGACAGATGGGGCTTGAGTTCCGCCCAAGTCAGCGGAGTTTTAGCCGGTGCTTTGGCCGCCGCCGCCTTGGAAGCAGGCTTCTTGGCGGGCGCTTTCTTGGTGGCCGTCGCCTTGGCTGCACTGGCCTTAGCCGGGGCCTTCTTGCTGGCCGAAGCTGCCTTTCTCGTTCCCGCTTTGGCCGTTCCAGACGCCTTCTTCGCGGGTTTGGCGGGCTTGCCTTTCGGCTCCTTGCCCCGTTCTTCGAGGATTTCTAGGGCACGTTCGGCGGTCAGCGTGCCTTCTTCTTCACCCTTACGTAATGTGGCGTTGCGCTCTCCGTCGGTCAGGTACGGCCCAAAGCGGCCTGATTTGAGCAAAATGGGGGCCCGGCCCTCGAACTCGAAGGTTTGCAGCGGCGCGGCAGCCACCCCACGCGCCCGGAAACGCGGCTGCATGAACAGCGCCTCGGCTTCCATGATACCCACGCTGAACAGTTGCTCGTGATTGGTGAGGCTGCGGCTGTCGTTGTCGCGCTTCAGGTACGGGCCGTATTTGCCGTTGAAGGCCCAGACTTCCTCGCCCTCGGACGTGCCCACCAAGCGGGGCAAACTGAGCAGCCTCAGCGCCCGCTCCAGCGTCAATTCGTTCAGGTCGTCGCCGGGAAACAGGCTGGCGGTGCGAATAGGCGGGTTGCCCTCGCCCAGCGTCACATACGGGCCGTAGCGCCCAGCGCGGGCCACCACCGGATGCCCGCTGGCCTCGTCGGTGCCGATCACGCGGTCTCCGCTGGGGCGGCTCAGAATCTCGGCGGCCCGTTCCGCCGTCAGTTCGTCCGGGGCCATGCCTTCGGGGAGGTTGGCTTTTTGCTCGCCCAGTTGCATGTACGCGCCGTAGCGCCCCACCCGCACCTCTATGCCCGTGCCTTCCAGTTTGGGAATCCGGATGGTCGCAATCCCGCGTGCGTCTATCTCGCCCATCTGCTGCTCGATCAGGGGCCGCAGCGCCATGCCTTCGCCGTTGTCGCCCAAGAAGAAACGGCGCAAGTACGGCACGCGCTGTGCCCGTCCACCCGCGATATCGTCCAAATCTTCTTCCATGCGGGCGGTGAAATCGTAGTCCACCAGCTTGCCGAAGTGGTGTTCCAGCAACGCAGAAGTCGCAAAGGCCGTCCAAGACGGAACCAACGCCTGACCTTTTTTGGCCGCGTAGCCCCGGTCTTGAATGGTGCCCAGAATGCTGGCATACGTACTCGGACGCCCGATGCCCGCACCTTCCAGCGACTGCACGAGGCTGGCTTCGGTGTAGCGGGCGGGGGGCTGGGTGTCGTGGCCTTCGGGTTTGGCGGCCTGTCCGGTCACGGTCTGCCCAGCTTTCAGCGGGGGCAAGGGCGTTTCGCGGTCTTCGAGGGCGGCGGCGGGGTCATCGCTGCCTTCCACGTAGGCCCGCAGGAATCCGGGGAAATCGATAGTGCGGCCCGACGCGCTCAGGGTGACGTCATCGCCTAAAGCCTGCCCAGTCAGGCGCACGCGCAGGCCCCGGCCCCGTGCGTCGGCCATCTGGCAGGCCACCGTGCGCTTCCAGATCAGGTCGTACAAGCGCCATTCGTCGCCGCCCAGTTCGGCCCGCAGTTGGTCAGGCGTGCGGAAGGTGCTTCCGGCGGGCCGCACCGCCTCGTGCGCTTCCTGTGCGTTTTTGGCCTTCTTGGAATACACGCGGGGCTGAGGACTCAGGTAGTCCGGGCCGTACATTTCCTGCACCTGTGCGCGGGCCGCCGACACTGCCTCTGCCGACAGGTTGGTGGAATCGGTACGCATATAGGTGATGTAGCCGCCCTCGTACAACCGCTGAGCGGCCCGCATAGTGCGCGTGGCGGCAAACCCCAGCTTGCGGCTGCCTTCCTGCTGCAAAGTGGACGTAATAAACGGTGCGTAAGGCTTTTGCGTAAACGGTTTTTCTTCGGCAGAAGCGATGGTGAGGGTCTGGCCCTTCAGAGCATCGGCCAACGCTACGGCGCGGGTTTCGTTCATTTGCAGCACGCCGGAATCGGATTTCAGCTTACCTGTCAGCGGGTCAAAATCTTTGCCTGTAGCGAGGCGAACGCCGCCCACATCGGTCAAGCGGGCGGGAAAAGTCGCGCCCTCTGCGGTTTGGGCCGTGACCAACAAGTCCCACCACGACGCACTGACAAAGCGCATCCGCTCGCGCTCCCGCTCTACCAGCATCCGGGTCGCCACCGACTGCACGCGGCCCGCGCTGAGCTTGGGGGCCACCTTCTTCCACAGCACGGGCGAAACCTCGTAGCCGTACAAGCGGTCTAGGGCGCGGCGGGTTTCTTGCGCCTCTACCAAATTGGTGTCTATAGAACGCGGGTTGGCGATGGCCGCCAGAATCGCCTCTTTGGTGATCTCGTGAAACACCATGCGCTTGACCGGCACTTTGGGTTTGAGTTCCTGAAACAGGTGCCACGCGATACTTTCGCCCTCGCGGTCATCGTCCGTCGCCAGAATGATCTCGTCGGCCTCGCTCGCCATCTTGCGGAGCTTGGCCACATGCGCCCGCTTGTCCGGCGACACCACGTACAGAGGCCGGAAGTCGTCTTCTATGTCCAGTCCCAGTCTGGCCCACGCCTTGCCCTTGTACTTTTCGGGAATATCGGCAGCACTTTTGGGCAGATCACGAATATGGCCGATGCTCGATTCCACCGAGTAGCCCTTACCGAGATACTTTTCGATGGTACGGGCCTTGGCGGGCGATTCGACGATCACCAGAGTGTTGGTTGCAGGGCCTGTGGACTTGGTGGGTAGAGTGGGCATGTTGGTTTGGGGGCGCTCCCTGAGAAAAGGATGGGAACTTGCGGGCGAGCCTAGCACAGCGGCGTGGCGTGTAAAGCGGCCATACTCCGCCTGTCAAGCCCCAGCCTGCCGCCTTTTGACCGTGTGACCCGCACCCCATCTTATGTTTTCCTTTATGCTAGGCTGCGGCCCTATGCGCTCGCGTGGCTCCACTCTGACCCTGTTGCCGCTGGCTGTGGTGGGCCTACTGGCACTGGGGTTTTTGTTGCTGCCGGGGCCGCGCGTACCGCACCCGGAGCAGCCTTACGGGGCGGTGGTGGTATTGGGGGCCGCGCAATACGCAGGCAAACCCAGCCCCGCCTTTCAGCGCAGGCTCGATCACGCTCTTGCGCTGTACCGGGCGGGCGGCGTGCAAACCATCGTGGTTACAGGCGGCAGGCGTCCGGGCGACCCACACACCGAGGGCGAAGTAGGCCGCAGCTACCTGACGCGCTTGGGCATCCCGGCGGCGCGGGTGTTGGCCGAGACCCGCAGCCGCACCACCATCGAAAACCTCCGCAACGCCCGCGTGTATTTGCCGCCCCAGACCCCTATTACCCTCGTCACCGATGAAGCTCATGCCCCCCGCGCTTTGGCCCTCGCCCGCGCTCTGGGCTTTGAGGCCAACGCCAGTGCCAGCCCCCTGAGCGCCAACGTGAGTGCCAGCTACCTGCTGCGCGAAAAAGTGGCGCTGGCGGCCTATGCACTGATCGGCATTCGGGGCTAAGAAGCTGCTGATCCTTTCGATTTCCAAGCCACAAAGAGTGAGATCAGATTACCGTGATGGGGCGAGTCCAATCTGTTTCCTAAATCGGGATCATTGACTACTTCTATTGCGCCACTCTCCAGCATATCAGCGTACATATTCAAAAATTCGCCCAAGCTGTCAGCCAAGACGTACATCACCTGATCGTCTCGCCCACAGTTGATGACTTGCCCAAAGATTCCCTTGGATGCCGGGACAAAATCCACCGCCAAATAATTGCCCCCCGGCCCACCGAAGGCGATCCTGCCGGGATGCAGAAAAACTTCAGCAATCTTGTCTTCCTCAAACGATTGAACATAGAGTTCTTCTACTGTGAGATCTGCCGACAACTCCACAGCCAACATACGCTGACTGAAGATTCCCCAGTAATCGATGAATTCATAGCCACAGAAGATGCCACATGCATCCCCAGCCTGCCCGTTGTGCAGTCGGTACAGTTGCAACAATTCATCAGAAAGAATGATCCCTTCTGCTAATAAAAATTCATTCTCTTGATCGGTCAATGGTGGATTCAGGTCTTCCAGCATTTCCGGGACTTCGCTCTGCAACCAGTTTTTTATTCGAGTTATCGCAGACTCTATGCTCGGTTGTGGGCGTATGGTCACAGCTAACTGTACGGCAACTTATTGAGAGTCAAGATTTTGCTTTCAGTCTCCCGCCCCCAATACCCGCCCGCCCTCAGCTTCAGCTCCGGCCTCCCGGTTGTGCCTGTGCTGCCTTTTCGCCGCCGTCGTTGGCCTGCCCCCCAGACTCCCTTCCCTCATCCGAGGCCAACGGGTCAAGGGTGGCGGGCGTCCAGCCTTTGCCCTGCACGCTGTCTTGGTGGCCGCTGGTTGGCTCCGGTGTGGCCTGACCATCCGAGCAGGCTGGACACTGGGGCAACAATCCAGCCACTTCCAGCGTATGGCCGCAACGCAGGCACGCCACAACCCCACTGTGGGGCGAACCGACATCCAGCGTCAGGGGCCACTGCAAATCCCACGGCGGCACCACCTGAAGGCCGGGGGGCGGGTTGTCTTTGTGCGTAAACACGGTCAGGTTGCCGTCTTGCTCAAAGTAGGCCCGCTGCACTTCTCCGAGTTGGCGCACCCCCTGACCCCGCAGGCGCTCGAACAGGTCTTCGCGGCTCAGGTTGGCGCGGCCCAGCGCATTCGGCACCATCACGCCGCCCCGCACCAGTTCTACGGGCAGACCTTCCACAAAGGTTTCGACCCGCTCGCTGCGAATGACCAAAAAGGTCAGCAGGCGCTGCAATCCCACCACCAACGCCAAAGTAAGCATGGCGTGTAGCAGCGGCACTTCCGGGTAAAACATAGGATCGCCCGCCGCCGACCCCAGCCCGATGACGATGGCGAGTTCCAGCGGGCTAAGTTGTGCCAGACCGCGCTTGCCCGTGATGCGGAGCAGCAACATCAGCCACACGAACATCAGGGTGGTGCGGAAGACGATTTCTAGGAGAAACAGTGGGGGTACGTCGCCCAGAAACATCCGGCCCCAGTCGAAAGGGACGATTTCGGCGCTCATGGATGGCGGCCAGCACGGGCTTCAGCTTCAGCGGCACCCTGTTCCGGCAACCCCAGTCCCGCCAAAATGCGGGCGCGGTTCCAGCCGATCAGGGCCGACAGTTCAGCCAGAGTCTCTTCGAACGCCGTCCCCGGCTCTAGCCCGCGCAACTTCGCCCACAGCGCATTGCGCCGCACCAAAAACGCTCGGCCTAGAGATTTCCCGTTTCCCGCAGTTTGACCCGGCATGATGCCCAGAGTGTAGCCAGTTGGGTCGCCAAGTGACGGCGCTGCGCTACGGTCAGGCCCGCTGTCGTTCTGTAAACACCGAGTGGTTCTGAATACTGCGCTTGACCCGCAGCTTGCATTCCGAAGCTGAAGTTTTTGGCAAGAAGGCATGAACATTGAATGAGAAGATACAGTCAGGAGACAGGGCGCATTGGCCTAGATTGGGGCTGTACCGCTCCCACATGCCCCCAACGTGCGGTGCAGACCGCCGAGCTATTTGCATGACTGCCGTAAGAACTGGCGTGAGAAGATAGATCCACGGAAGCGGTTTTCCTGATCGGTTTCTTTCGGCTGGAAACTCTTGGTACAGGCTGATGCTGTTGCCCCGGCTGTGTCCGAGCCACTGCGCCGATCTGCCCGCTTCTTCCGGCCCGTTCTGCCTCCAGAGCGGTTGCCAGACCCTCCTAGGCTGCGCCCCCCTATTCTCGCCCTTTCTCCAGAGGTACTGCCCAACGTGACTCTTCCGACTTCCGCCCTCCATACCGCCCTGCGTGACCTGCTGCGTGTGCATGCGCCGGAAGCGACGCTGCTTGCCTCTGTGGGCAAACAGGTGCTGAGCGTGCGTGCCGACGCCGCGCCCTTCGAGACACCCAGCGGCGAACTGATTCCGCCCGATGCTTGGTTAGACCGGGGCCAGTTGTCTTGGCTGACGCGGGACGGGGCGCTGCTGGGCCTGCTCTGGAGCGAAGAAGCGGCGGTGCCCGAGGGGGCAGTAGAAGTGCTGACGCTGCTACTGTCGGCGGCCAGTGCCGAGGGAGCCAACCGCGAGGCCGACATGCTGATTACTCAGCTCCCCGCGCCTACCGCGTGGCTGAATGCCGATCTGGTGTTCCGACAGGTCAGCCGTACCTTTCTGGAACTGTTCGGCTTTCATGGGCCAGAAGTGGTAGGGCAACCGCTGCAAACGGTGTTTCCGGGGCGTGAGGACTTGGTACACAGCCTGACCCTCGCCGCGTCGGGGCGGGCCAGCCACCTGGCCGACGAATACGCGCTGGTGCCTGACCGGAGCGCGGCTGCAACTGTGGCAGCGGGCGGAACAGGCGCGGCAGGAACAGCCAGCGCAGGCACAGGCGTCTGGCTGCGCGGCGAGGCCCGGCCCTACTTTGGCGGCGCGTCGGCGGGTGTGCTGTGGACGGTGCAGGACGTGAGTGGCGAGCGCCAAGAGGCGGCCCGGCTCACGGCGTTGCTGGACGGCCTCGAAACACCGTTGGCCCTGCTGACCGACACAGGAACGGTGTTGGCGGCCAGCACGGGCCTGTCTGATCTGGCTCCGGCCACCGCGCCCGCCATCGTGGGCACCCCGCTGTGGACTTGGCCCTGCTTTGCCGACCTGCCCTCGGAACTGGTGCGCGACCTCGTGCGCGTGGCGGCCAGCGGCGGCGCGGCCAACGGCGACGTGCCCCTCGTATCGGGCGGAACTTTGCCTCTGGCTCTGCGGCGCAGCACCGCGCCGGGGTTGTTGGTGGCGGCGGGCCTCAGCGGGCGCGGCATGGGCTTGCAGGCGTCGTCCAGCGTGGTGGCACAGGTGTTGGCGCTCAGCGACGCGGCCACTATCTTGCTCGATCACGCGGGCCGCGCCCAACTGGTCAGCGAGCAGGCCGCTCAACTGGTGGGTCTGGACGCTGCCAAGCTGCTGAACCTGAGCCTCTCGCGGGTGCTGGGAGAACTGGGAGTGCGCCTGCACACGCCGGAAGGCGACCCTCTGTCTATTCCCGACCTGCGGACGCTGAACCTGCCCCTGATCCGCGAACTGCTGGTGGTGCGCCCAGACGGAGTGGCCCGCCATATGGAGGTGCGGGCCACCCGCGTAGAAGAAGGCAGCAAACCCGGCACGCTGCTGGTGCTGCGCGACCTGACCGCCCTGCGCCGCGCACAGGCCAAAATGAAGCACGACGCCCGCCACGACGCCCTGACCGGACTGCCCAACCGTCCCGGCCTGCGCGAACACTTGGCGGCGTCGGCCACCCCCAAAACGGGCGCGGTGGTCTGCCTGGACGCCGACGGCTTCGGTGCACTGAACGCCGCGCTGGGCCGCACCGCCTGCGATCATCTGCTGATTCAGCTGGCCGCCCGCCTGAACGACCTCGCCGGGCTGCACGGGGGCCTCGCCGCACGTCTGGCCGACGATACGTTTGCCGCCCACCTGCCCGACCTCAGTGCCGACGAAGCGGTACACGCGATTCAGGCGACGTTGCAACTGCCCCTGCGTTCGGGCCGCCGCGACGTGTCGCTGACTTTTGCGCTGGGTGTGGCGCACCTGCCCGCCGACATGACCGCCGACGCCGCCCTAGCCGACGCCGAAATTGCCATGCAGCACGCCAAACGGCAGGGCCGCGCCCAGACCAGCGCCTTTCATCCGGGGTTGCGGGCCAGCGTGGCTGAAGCGTATGAGTTGGAAGACGCCCTGCGCGGCGCGATTGCGGGCGAGCAGTTTACGCTGCTGTATCAGCCCGCTGTGCGCCTCGCAGATGGGCAGCCGTTCAGCGCCGAAGCCCTGCTGCGCTGGCAGCACCCCACGCTGGGAACCTTGGCCCCCAGCCGATTCTTGCCGCTGGCAAGCCGCAGCGACCTGATTATGCAAGTGGGCGACTGGGTGGTTCAGGAAGCCCTGCGGGGCCGCGCCGCTATCCGGGCCAGCGTGCCCAAGCACCTAGACTGGCGCGTGAGCGTGAACCTGAGCCTCGAAGAACTGCGGCGCAGTGCGGGCTTGGAGCACCTGATGCCCTTGCTGGCCCAGCAGGGCGCACCCGACATAGAAGTGTCGGCGGGCAGCCTGCTCGATCACAGTCAGGATACGTTGGGCCTGCTGGAGCAACTGCGGACGCACGGCGCACGCCTGATCGTGGACGACTTTGGCGACGGAGCCAGCAGCCTGACGGCACTGACCCGCTTTCCCCTCAGCGGCCTGAAACTGCACCCGACCCTGACCGCCCGCCTGCCCAACGACGAACGCAGCCTGACGCTGGTGCAGGCCACGATTGATCTGGCCCACCGCCTGAACCTGCATGTGACGGCAGTCGGTGTAGAAACGCAGGAGCAACTGGGCGTGCTGCGCGACCTCGGCTGCGACGCCGCGCAGGGCTACGCCATCACCCCGCCCCTGTCGGCGGACGCTCTGGGCCTGTGGCTGGCCGAACGGTAGGTTCTGGGGAGTGGGTAGAAGGCGGTAGAGAGTGGGAAGGCCGTGCTGCCCGCAACATCTCCACCTCATCTTTGTAACACGCCCTTCGACCCTAGACCCTTAGAGCGCCACCCTTAGACCGCCTTCCAACTCCCCAGTCGAAGCGCAGTCAGCACCCAAGCAGAGAGCAACGTCACGACTTCCGACGTTGCTCTCTGGCAGGCAATAACTGTATGAAAGGACGTTCAGGGGTACAGGTCAAACCCGCTGTCGTTGAGCAGTTGCTCCAGTTTCTTCTTGGCGTCCTGAATCTGGGCCATCTCTTCTGCCTCGAAATACACCTTGGTGGGGCGGCCCGGACGGCTGCGGGCCAGATCCCACGTGACGCCGGACAAGTCGGCCTCTAGGTCAAATTGTTTGAGGGCAGCCTTGATGGCTTTTTCTGGAACTCCGGCATGAATAGCCATGTCGTCTTTGATCACCCTAACAACGTAGCAGAGACTCCGGCCCCCATTGCGAAGACAACGTTACACCCGTGCGGTCAGCCGCCGAAGGCTTTGGCGTTTTTCTTCATACCAGACACCAAAAATCCACCTTATAGCCCTAGTAGAGGCTGGCCGCGAGATGAAGCGGAATCCAGATCACTCCCCTCCCACACACTTGTCATCCCACGGTAAAGCCGAGTTCTTACACTGTGTCCATGTCTCTGACCACTGGCGACCTCGTGTCCGACTTCACCGCCCAAACCGACCAAGACCGCCCCTACCAGTTTGCCCAGCACAGCGGCAGCTGGCGCGTCCTCTTCTTTTTTCCCCGTGCCAACACCACCCATTGCCAGATGCAGGCGCGGCGCTATCAGGCGCTCAGCGGCGAATTCGCGGCACGCGGCGTATCGCTGTTGGGCGTCAGCAGCGACACCCGCAAACAGCAACTCATGTTCCGGGATATCTGCAAGGTGGATTTCCCCCTGATTTCAGATACCGACCACGCTGTCAGCCGTCAATTCGGCGTACTCGACACCCTCGTGCCCGGTGAGGAAGTGCAGGTGGCCCGGCGCGAAACCTTTCTGATCGACCCACAGGGCCGGATTGCCCAGCACTGGCAAGGCGTTGACCCTGCCACAGACGCGGCGATGGTGCTGGAAGAAGTGAAGCGCACCATGGCCTGAACACAGTGCGACCTGAATACAGTACGGCCTGAACACGGTTCGAGCGCAGGCCAAAACAGAGAGGCAGCCTTTTCGCGCTGCCTCTCTGTTTTGATCTGTTTTGGCCCACCTGGAGCGAGGAACCAAGCGTCAGCGGCTTACTTTTCTACCGAAAGAGAGAGCAATGCCCTGTCGTCCACACCCTGACCGCTGAAGTTCAGCTCGGCAATGTTAGGGCCCAGGTCTGCGCCGGGTTCTGCCGTCACTTTCAACACCACCCGCACGACTTCCGCATAGTTGACCTGAACACTGGCCGAGTTGTCTTTGGTGCGGCGAATGTCCTTGAGCAGGCCCGCTTGAACCAGTTCGACATTCACACCTTTGGGCAAGTCGGAGGCCGTCATTTTCAGCCACTCGGCGCGGTTTTCGGGAGAAGCGACATCGACGCCCACCCGCTGAGTAAAGTCGATGACGACGGCATCGAACATGCTTTCGCTCACCCCGAGCATGGCGCGTGGGTATTTGATCTGAACAAATACAGTTTGGCCGGGGGCCACACGCACCACCGAAAAGGGCGTCTCCAGCGCAACCGGGTTGTAGGGCTGAGCGCCCATGACGGCAGGAGCGCAGGAAGCCAGCAAGGCGGGCAGGGCAAGGGCCAACAGGAACTTTTTCACGCCTGACAGCTTGGCCGAGAATGAGTTTTCTGTGGGGAAGATATGAGGAATCTCAGTCGGAGGGCCTAGACGGGCAACCCATCCGGGGAACCGGGCAGATACGGCGCGGCGGCCTCGAAGCCTTCCAGTGCGCCGGGAATCAGCGCCCAATCGTCGTCCTCTTTGCGCGTCAGGCCTTGCAGCACCATGCGGTTCAGTTCGGCTTCTACCCGCTGGCCCACCCGCCGCAAGGGCATATCAGACACGCCGTCTACGCCGCGCCAAGCCAAAAATGCCCGGTGAAAGTCGGGCAAAGCGTCCAGACCTACGCGAGTTTCTAGGGTGCGCCAGCGGAGTTCAGGGGCTGTCATGCTGTCTGTTGTAGCCCACCCACGCTCCCGGCTGCAATGGGGCATCTCTTTGGTTCGGGCGCTTTACAATGAACCTATGACGGACGCGCCTGACCCGCCCATTCCCGCAGACCTCACCCGGCATCTGGAGTCGCTGGGCGG includes the following:
- a CDS encoding Bug family tripartite tricarboxylate transporter substrate binding protein; amino-acid sequence: MKTEQRFSSKLLGITLGAALLAAGSGASAQSNLTLKILAPASVGGGWDNTAKAIAETLKREGIFNDVSVYNLPGKAGTLGLAEFVKLKGQSNQLMLTGFVMVAGIPLNQSPFDLNSDVTPIARLTTDYEVLIVPAKSRFRDVEDLVAAFKAAPSSIRFGGSSAGGSAHIAIGKLARELNISMDQVKYVPSAGGAQATAAMLGGELDVVSAGYSEIEDALKSGQVRGLAILAPEAVNGINLPTLIEKGIDVDVSNWRGVVAPAGISAAQRARLTLMMTRMVRSRTWQQQLSQNKWNAYFATGDTFDRFVRSQKTVVTQLLRSLDILK
- the topA gene encoding type I DNA topoisomerase; protein product: MPTLPTKSTGPATNTLVIVESPAKARTIEKYLGKGYSVESSIGHIRDLPKSAADIPEKYKGKAWARLGLDIEDDFRPLYVVSPDKRAHVAKLRKMASEADEIILATDDDREGESIAWHLFQELKPKVPVKRMVFHEITKEAILAAIANPRSIDTNLVEAQETRRALDRLYGYEVSPVLWKKVAPKLSAGRVQSVATRMLVERERERMRFVSASWWDLLVTAQTAEGATFPARLTDVGGVRLATGKDFDPLTGKLKSDSGVLQMNETRAVALADALKGQTLTIASAEEKPFTQKPYAPFITSTLQQEGSRKLGFAATRTMRAAQRLYEGGYITYMRTDSTNLSAEAVSAARAQVQEMYGPDYLSPQPRVYSKKAKNAQEAHEAVRPAGSTFRTPDQLRAELGGDEWRLYDLIWKRTVACQMADARGRGLRVRLTGQALGDDVTLSASGRTIDFPGFLRAYVEGSDDPAAALEDRETPLPPLKAGQTVTGQAAKPEGHDTQPPARYTEASLVQSLEGAGIGRPSTYASILGTIQDRGYAAKKGQALVPSWTAFATSALLEHHFGKLVDYDFTARMEEDLDDIAGGRAQRVPYLRRFFLGDNGEGMALRPLIEQQMGEIDARGIATIRIPKLEGTGIEVRVGRYGAYMQLGEQKANLPEGMAPDELTAERAAEILSRPSGDRVIGTDEASGHPVVARAGRYGPYVTLGEGNPPIRTASLFPGDDLNELTLERALRLLSLPRLVGTSEGEEVWAFNGKYGPYLKRDNDSRSLTNHEQLFSVGIMEAEALFMQPRFRARGVAAAPLQTFEFEGRAPILLKSGRFGPYLTDGERNATLRKGEEEGTLTAERALEILEERGKEPKGKPAKPAKKASGTAKAGTRKAASASKKAPAKASAAKATATKKAPAKKPASKAAAAKAPAKTPLTWAELKPHLSVLSEQERQLVTATRERGQKVEDIAPTLGLDVKKAKGMALQASKKLNQAARAE
- a CDS encoding YdcF family protein → MRSRGSTLTLLPLAVVGLLALGFLLLPGPRVPHPEQPYGAVVVLGAAQYAGKPSPAFQRRLDHALALYRAGGVQTIVVTGGRRPGDPHTEGEVGRSYLTRLGIPAARVLAETRSRTTIENLRNARVYLPPQTPITLVTDEAHAPRALALARALGFEANASASPLSANVSASYLLREKVALAAYALIGIRG
- a CDS encoding SMI1/KNR4 family protein, which translates into the protein MLEDLNPPLTDQENEFLLAEGIILSDELLQLYRLHNGQAGDACGIFCGYEFIDYWGIFSQRMLAVELSADLTVEELYVQSFEEDKIAEVFLHPGRIAFGGPGGNYLAVDFVPASKGIFGQVINCGRDDQVMYVLADSLGEFLNMYADMLESGAIEVVNDPDLGNRLDSPHHGNLISLFVAWKSKGSAAS
- a CDS encoding DUF421 domain-containing protein, which gives rise to MSAEIVPFDWGRMFLGDVPPLFLLEIVFRTTLMFVWLMLLLRITGKRGLAQLSPLELAIVIGLGSAAGDPMFYPEVPLLHAMLTLALVVGLQRLLTFLVIRSERVETFVEGLPVELVRGGVMVPNALGRANLSREDLFERLRGQGVRQLGEVQRAYFEQDGNLTVFTHKDNPPPGLQVVPPWDLQWPLTLDVGSPHSGVVACLRCGHTLEVAGLLPQCPACSDGQATPEPTSGHQDSVQGKGWTPATLDPLASDEGRESGGQANDGGEKAAQAQPGGRS